In a genomic window of Pseudorasbora parva isolate DD20220531a chromosome 24, ASM2467924v1, whole genome shotgun sequence:
- the LOC137063505 gene encoding uncharacterized protein isoform X1 — MTWTSRFIAVTVLILIGCFTGTLGNYRRPTRVGVTCCKEVSKGRIPPDVKLIGYRYQNALSPCVDAVIFYTEKDKYCSDPTARWINFRMKDLKEIED, encoded by the exons ATGACCTGGACTTCTAGATTCATCGCTGTCACTGTTCTGATCCTCATTGGATGCTTCACTGGTACTCTGGGCAACT ATCGTCGGCCCACTAGAGTTGGAGTGACCTGCTGTAAGGAGGTGTCGAAGGGAAGAATCCCTCCTGATGTTAAACTCATTGGATACAGATATCAGAATGCTCTGAGTCCGTGTGTGGATGCTGTCAT ATTCTACACAGAGAAGGACAAGTACTGCTCGGATCCAACAGCGCGATGGATTAACTTCAGAATGAAAG ATCTGAAGGAGATCGAGGACTGA
- the LOC137063505 gene encoding C-C motif chemokine 8-like isoform X2 yields MHLCWKLALMMMVLVCVTGQQVNYRRPTRVGVTCCKEVSKGRIPPDVKLIGYRYQNALSPCVDAVIFYTEKDKYCSDPTARWINFRMKDLKEIED; encoded by the exons ATGCACCTCTGCTGGAAATTAGCTCTGATGATGATGGTTCTTGTGTGTGTTACTGGGCAGCAAGTCAACT ATCGTCGGCCCACTAGAGTTGGAGTGACCTGCTGTAAGGAGGTGTCGAAGGGAAGAATCCCTCCTGATGTTAAACTCATTGGATACAGATATCAGAATGCTCTGAGTCCGTGTGTGGATGCTGTCAT ATTCTACACAGAGAAGGACAAGTACTGCTCGGATCCAACAGCGCGATGGATTAACTTCAGAATGAAAG ATCTGAAGGAGATCGAGGACTGA